Proteins encoded by one window of Vitis vinifera cultivar Pinot Noir 40024 chromosome 10, ASM3070453v1:
- the LOC100243354 gene encoding protein phosphatase 1 regulatory inhibitor subunit PPP1R8 homolog — protein sequence MYGRAGLDRFKKAQSLEPFSVTVNSKTSQPAAPTAVAHPSVGYSHSQHQKSQYQPQNNVALKPIGADVAPSAVPAQQVTQLGGGQSTWLPPDWAIEPRPGVYYLEVLKDGEVLDRINLDKRRNIFGRQFASCDFVLDHQSVSRQHAAVIPHKNGSIYVIDLGSAHGTFVANERLTKETPVELEVGQSLRFAASTRSYILRKNNEALFPPPPLPSEVNLPPPPDPSDEEAVLAYNTTLNRYGLSKSDLLPKSIESSCSSGGKDDISLSERAAKRIKKARVAFRDQVGGELVEVVGVSDGVDVETEPGPVGVKEGSLVGKYESLVQITVIPKGKEQPSVREDNVSQKGVTDKLQEVLNKVKTAPKSGIYDDLYGESFSGKLGSSWAYSSSSSDGKQISNDFEGKALSASSGRSGANSSSVDDDDDDDVDDDLFGD from the exons ATGTATGGGAGAGCGGGTCTTGATAGATTTAAGAAAGCTCAATCTTTGGAGCCATTTTCAGTTACTGTAAATTCCAAAACTAGCCAACCTGCTGCTCCAACAGCAGTTGCTCATCCCTCTGTTGGATATTCGCACTCGCAACATCAGAAATCCCAGTATCAGCCCCAGAACAATGTGGCTCTGAAACCCATAGGAGCTGATGTGGCACCATCAGCAGTGCCGGCTCAGCAAGTGACTCAGCTGGGAGGGGGCCAATCTACTTGGCTGCCTCCCGACTGGGCCATTGAGCCTCGACCAGGGGTGTATTATCTTGAGGTTTTGAAGGATGGTGAGGTCCTTGATCGGATTAATCTTGACAAGCGGAGGAATATATTTGGGAGGCAGTTTGCTAGTTGTGATTTTGTGCTTGATCATCAGTCTGTTTCACGACAGCATGCTGCTGTCATTCCTCACAAGAATGGAAG CAtatatgtaattgatttggGTTCTGCACATGGAACATTTGTTGCCAATGAGCGGTTGACCAAAGAAACACCTGTTGAGCTTGAGGTGGGACAATCTCTGCGGTTTGCTGCGTCCACAAGGAGTTATATATTGAGAAAGAATAATGAAGCTCTTTTCCCTCCACCTCCATTACCCTCAGAAGTTAATCTACCGCCACCTCCTGATCCTTCTGATGAAGAAGCTGTTTTGGCTTATAACACAACTCTAAATCGTTATGGTTTGAGCAAATCAGATTTACTGCCAAAATCCATTGAGTCGAGTTGCTCATCAGGTGGAAAAGATGACATCTCTCTGTCAGAGAGAGCAGCTAAGCGAATTAAGAAAGCAAGAGTGGCCTTCAGGGATCAAGTTGGGGGAGAGCTGGTTGAAGTTGTTGGGGTTTCAGATGGTGTAGATGTAGAAACTGAACCTGGTCCAGTAGGTGTGAAAGAAGGAAGTCTTGTTGGGAAATACGAATCCCTTGTACAGATCACTGTGATACCCAAAGGGAAAGAACAGCCGTCTGTGAGGGAAGACAATGTTTCACAAAAAGGTGTGACTGATAAACTACAAGAAGTCTTGAACAAGGTGAAAACTGCTCCAAAGAGTGGCATCTATGATGATCTTTATGGAGAATCATTTTCTGGCAAGTTGGGTTCCTCATGGGCATATTCATCCTCCAGTTCAGATGGTAAACAAATTTCCAATGACTTTGAAGGCAAGGCTCTTAGTGCATCAAGTGGGAGATCTGGTGCTAATTCAAGCTctgttgatgatgatgatgatgatgatgttgatgatgatttatttGGCGACTAG